One region of Emys orbicularis isolate rEmyOrb1 chromosome 4, rEmyOrb1.hap1, whole genome shotgun sequence genomic DNA includes:
- the PTH gene encoding parathyroid hormone, producing MISVKDMAKTAVVVYAICFFAKSDGRPATKRSVSEMQLMHNLGEHLHTVERQDWLQLKLQDVHSAPEALVDARTQRPRKKDDIVLGEIRSRRLLPERLQAAMQKKPIVLDKAYMDNILFKTKSQ from the exons ATGATTTCTGTCAAAGATATGGCTAAGACTGCAGTCGTTGTATATGCAATTTGTTTCTTTGCAAAATCTGATGGAAGACCAGCGAC GAAGAGGTCAGTGAGTGAGATGCAACTGATGCACAATCTTGGGGAGCACCTGCACACTGTGGAGAGACAGGATTGGCTTCAGCTGAAACTGCAGGATGTGCACAGTGCCCCCGAGGCACTGGTGGATGCTAGAACCCAGAGGCCCCGAAAGAAGGATGATATTGTTCTGGGAGAGATCAGAAGTCGGAGGCTGCTCCCTGAGCGTTTgcaggcagcaatgcagaagaaACCTATTGTTCTGGACAAAGCTTACATGGACAACATACTCTTCAAAACAAAGTCCCAGTGA